In Methanomicrobiales archaeon, the following are encoded in one genomic region:
- a CDS encoding cation-transporting P-type ATPase, whose protein sequence is MDMYALPREEVLARSGTRESGLTGDEAERRLAEYGFNEIERRQKKNYLAAYGRQYTSFFAILLEAAAALAFVAHLASPQEGYDILGFAIVAVVIVNASFAFWQEYKAEKTVEALMRLLPALVTVRRDGVPAKVEARRVVPGDLLLLDEGDKIAADAVLIEANSLYVNMATLTGESRPVRRTAGPEPREQILDARNVAFAGTTVTSGNGVGVVFATGKDTQFGRIATLTETVARRRTPMELELARMTRVFTLIALTIGAVFFALAVLFGRGLFLASIFALALIVANIPEGMLPTVTLSLSLASQNMAKRNALVKNLDAVQTLGSATVILTDKTGTLTRSEMTLREIYLTSGEEITVSGEGYFQGGEFHFRKELKGSKERLQLCLISGMLDCRARIEDSMVFGDPTELAIVAAAHKAEIGESGYIRTGEIPFTSERKMMSTIYARNAQKYIFSKGAPEVILGISRYYIDADSQVKELDEARRTTILRRAEEFEKRAYRVLAIAYQRGEEEADLIVLGLVAFMDVPRGEVGEAIAKCRTAGVRVMILTGDSPFTAMAIAEQIGLPVDQTITGDQILAYSDEELGELLKTRDILFARVPSDQKLRIAGILQKNGEIVAMTGDGVNDAPALKRADIGVAMGIRGTEVAKEAADIVLLDDNFASIVAAIEEGRTVYFNIKKFVTYILSSNMPEIVPYILWFFLAIPLPLAVIQVLAIDLGTDLVPALALGAEQAEEDIMDRPPVGQTERILDREVFKRGYGFLGIIEATAAMTGFFALLFLQGWQYGDLAVSGTVLHRQAMTMTLLGAIFCQIANAWTLRAWEHPSFGRGLSSNRLLVYGIALEIVLVLLFLFVEPIQFVFSTAFVPYPYLLILVPFPVLLYAGHEIYKALKRRQERERRLSPLAAEAGGVRRGKESRRGETAADQA, encoded by the coding sequence ATGGATATGTATGCCCTCCCCCGGGAAGAGGTCCTGGCCCGCTCCGGCACTCGCGAGTCCGGCCTGACAGGCGACGAGGCGGAACGGCGGCTGGCGGAGTACGGCTTCAACGAGATCGAACGGCGGCAGAAGAAGAACTACCTTGCCGCCTACGGGCGGCAGTACACCTCGTTCTTCGCGATCCTGCTGGAGGCGGCGGCCGCCCTGGCATTCGTGGCGCATCTCGCCTCCCCGCAGGAAGGCTACGACATCCTGGGGTTTGCCATCGTGGCGGTGGTGATCGTCAACGCCTCGTTCGCGTTCTGGCAGGAGTACAAGGCGGAGAAGACGGTCGAGGCCCTGATGCGGCTGCTGCCCGCCCTCGTAACGGTGCGCCGGGACGGCGTTCCCGCAAAGGTGGAGGCCCGCAGGGTGGTCCCGGGCGATCTTCTTCTCCTGGACGAGGGGGATAAGATCGCTGCCGATGCCGTCCTGATCGAGGCGAACTCCCTGTACGTGAACATGGCCACCCTTACCGGAGAGTCCCGCCCGGTGCGGCGGACGGCGGGTCCGGAACCGCGGGAGCAGATCCTGGATGCCCGCAACGTCGCGTTCGCCGGCACCACCGTCACCTCCGGAAACGGCGTCGGAGTCGTGTTCGCCACCGGCAAGGATACGCAGTTCGGACGGATCGCCACCCTCACCGAGACCGTCGCCCGGAGGAGGACCCCGATGGAGCTCGAGCTCGCGCGGATGACACGGGTCTTCACCCTCATCGCCCTGACCATCGGCGCGGTCTTCTTTGCCCTGGCGGTCCTCTTCGGCCGGGGACTCTTTCTCGCTTCGATCTTCGCCCTCGCCCTCATCGTCGCCAATATTCCGGAGGGGATGCTGCCCACCGTCACCCTCTCCCTCTCCCTCGCCAGCCAGAACATGGCGAAGAGGAATGCGCTCGTCAAGAATCTCGATGCCGTCCAGACGCTCGGGAGCGCCACGGTGATCCTGACCGACAAGACCGGCACCCTCACCCGCAGCGAGATGACGCTGCGGGAGATCTATCTGACCAGCGGGGAGGAGATCACCGTCAGCGGGGAGGGCTACTTCCAGGGCGGGGAGTTCCACTTCCGAAAGGAGCTGAAGGGCTCGAAAGAGCGGCTGCAGCTCTGCCTGATATCGGGGATGCTCGACTGCCGGGCGCGGATCGAGGACTCCATGGTCTTCGGGGATCCGACGGAGCTGGCGATCGTCGCCGCCGCGCACAAGGCCGAGATCGGGGAGAGCGGCTACATCCGCACGGGGGAGATCCCCTTCACGAGCGAGCGGAAGATGATGTCCACCATCTACGCCCGCAACGCCCAGAAGTACATCTTCTCCAAGGGGGCTCCCGAAGTGATCCTGGGCATCTCCCGCTACTACATCGACGCCGACAGCCAGGTGAAGGAGCTCGACGAAGCGCGGCGGACGACGATCCTGCGCCGGGCGGAAGAGTTCGAGAAGAGGGCCTACCGCGTGCTCGCCATCGCCTATCAGCGGGGGGAGGAGGAGGCCGACCTGATCGTGCTCGGACTGGTCGCCTTCATGGACGTGCCGCGGGGCGAGGTCGGCGAAGCGATCGCGAAGTGCCGCACGGCCGGTGTGCGGGTGATGATCCTGACGGGGGACAGCCCCTTCACGGCGATGGCGATCGCGGAGCAGATCGGGCTGCCCGTGGACCAGACGATCACGGGGGACCAGATCCTGGCGTACTCGGACGAGGAGCTGGGAGAGCTCCTGAAGACCCGGGATATCCTGTTCGCCCGCGTGCCGTCCGACCAGAAACTGCGGATTGCCGGGATCCTGCAGAAGAACGGGGAGATCGTCGCCATGACCGGCGATGGCGTGAACGACGCGCCGGCGCTGAAGCGGGCGGACATCGGGGTCGCGATGGGGATACGGGGCACCGAGGTGGCGAAGGAGGCGGCGGACATCGTCCTCCTCGACGACAACTTCGCCTCCATCGTCGCGGCGATCGAGGAGGGGCGGACGGTCTACTTCAACATCAAGAAGTTCGTCACATACATCCTCTCCTCCAACATGCCGGAGATCGTCCCCTACATCCTCTGGTTCTTTCTGGCGATCCCCCTGCCCCTCGCCGTCATCCAGGTGCTCGCGATCGACCTCGGCACCGATCTGGTGCCGGCCCTCGCGCTCGGGGCCGAGCAGGCGGAGGAGGACATCATGGACCGACCGCCGGTCGGACAGACCGAGCGGATCCTGGATCGGGAGGTCTTCAAGCGCGGCTACGGGTTCCTGGGCATCATCGAGGCCACAGCGGCGATGACGGGTTTCTTCGCGCTCCTCTTCCTGCAGGGCTGGCAGTACGGCGATCTTGCCGTCAGCGGCACCGTGCTGCACCGCCAGGCGATGACGATGACCCTGCTCGGCGCCATCTTCTGCCAGATCGCCAACGCCTGGACCCTCCGCGCCTGGGAGCACCCCTCCTTCGGGAGGGGGCTCTCCTCGAACCGCCTGCTCGTCTACGGCATCGCCCTGGAGATCGTTCTCGTCCTGCTGTTCCTCTTCGTTGAGCCGATCCAGTTCGTCTTCAGCACCGCGTTCGTGCCCTATCCCTACCTGCTCATCCTTGTGCCCTTCCCCGTCCTCCTCTACGCTGGCCACGAGATCTACAAGGCGCTGAAGCGGCGGCAGGAGCGGGAACGGCGGCTGTCCCCCCTCGCGGCGGAAGCGGGCGGCGTCCGAAGGGGGAAGGAATCGCGGAGGGGTGAGACGGCGGCCGATCAGGCGTAG
- a CDS encoding YkgJ family cysteine cluster protein: protein MPAVEEIARKIQAIGFRCSRCGDCCRDGESGTVRVLVGPAEIRRISAASGLGWDDLAEPYPEWIEVGGGTYFTFAWCLRRRGGECSLLTPQGCSVYADRPRICRTYPFMLDGENLVASECPGLGTPIPWEDAVSIARDLLERKQQEEEEDVRMLAAFACTPLPRGKRVVIDSEGMKEQ, encoded by the coding sequence ATGCCAGCCGTAGAAGAGATTGCACGAAAGATCCAGGCCATCGGTTTCCGCTGCAGCCGCTGCGGCGACTGCTGCCGGGACGGGGAGAGCGGGACGGTGCGGGTGCTCGTCGGGCCCGCCGAGATCCGGCGGATCAGCGCCGCCTCCGGGCTGGGCTGGGACGACCTGGCAGAGCCCTATCCCGAGTGGATCGAGGTCGGCGGGGGGACGTATTTCACCTTCGCCTGGTGTCTCCGCCGCCGCGGGGGAGAGTGCAGCCTCCTCACGCCGCAGGGCTGCAGCGTATACGCCGACCGCCCGCGGATCTGCCGCACCTATCCTTTTATGCTGGATGGGGAGAACCTCGTCGCCTCGGAGTGCCCGGGTCTCGGGACGCCGATACCGTGGGAGGATGCCGTCTCGATCGCCCGCGATCTCCTGGAGCGGAAGCAGCAGGAGGAGGAGGAGGATGTCCGCATGCTCGCTGCCTTCGCGTGCACACCGCTGCCGCGGGGAAAGCGGGTCGTGATCGACAGCGAGGGGATGAAGGAGCAGTAA
- a CDS encoding TIGR00303 family protein: MQFISPDPPFQPENPLLSIILANTLLSTVPGISGAGPSPGKTVLTPILDSELIAKGAITSRPTRPNTPTGCPTPAIITRAMAELTGDQPLFINAGLTETPVVPCLDLYGAAGQDPRYGDAVPQAEALYVRGAWAGRHLSRCSDLLLLGECVPGGTTTALCVLRGFGYAARVSSSYISNPVGLKEEVCRAVLEKIAALPRADPLAIVRCGGDPMMAVAAGIASTYAGDLVLAGGTQMLAVAALIRALGMDVPPIVTTVYVRDDPSASFAETAAEVGATAYYVDPQFGDLGHAGLARYCIGEVKEGIGAGGAMMLAYLRGHSPERIRSTILDRARGYA, encoded by the coding sequence ATGCAGTTTATCTCACCGGATCCACCGTTCCAGCCAGAGAACCCCCTCCTTTCCATTATCCTCGCCAACACTCTCCTCTCGACCGTTCCCGGCATATCGGGGGCTGGCCCGAGCCCGGGGAAAACGGTCCTCACCCCCATCCTGGACTCGGAGCTGATCGCGAAGGGTGCGATCACCTCCCGCCCCACCCGACCCAACACCCCCACCGGATGCCCGACACCGGCGATCATCACGCGGGCGATGGCGGAGCTGACCGGGGATCAGCCGCTCTTCATCAACGCCGGCCTCACCGAGACCCCTGTCGTCCCCTGCCTGGACCTCTACGGTGCGGCGGGGCAGGATCCCCGATACGGCGATGCCGTTCCGCAGGCGGAGGCGCTGTACGTGCGGGGCGCATGGGCCGGGCGGCACCTCTCGCGCTGCAGCGATCTCCTGCTGCTCGGCGAGTGCGTGCCGGGGGGCACCACGACCGCCCTCTGCGTGCTGCGGGGATTCGGATATGCGGCGCGGGTCAGCAGCAGTTACATCTCCAACCCCGTCGGCCTCAAGGAGGAGGTGTGCCGGGCGGTGCTGGAGAAGATTGCTGCCCTTCCGCGGGCCGATCCCCTCGCGATCGTCCGCTGCGGGGGGGATCCGATGATGGCGGTTGCCGCCGGGATCGCGAGCACGTACGCGGGAGACCTCGTGCTCGCCGGCGGGACGCAGATGCTCGCGGTCGCCGCCCTGATCCGGGCCCTGGGGATGGATGTACCCCCGATCGTGACCACGGTCTACGTCCGCGACGATCCGTCGGCCAGTTTCGCGGAGACTGCCGCCGAGGTGGGCGCGACCGCCTACTACGTCGATCCGCAGTTCGGGGATCTCGGGCACGCCGGCCTCGCCCGCTACTGCATCGGCGAGGTGAAGGAGGGGATCGGGGCCGGCGGTGCGATGATGCTCGCCTACCTGCGGGGGCATTCGCCCGAGCGGATCCGCAGCACGATCCTGGACAGAGCCCGGGGCTACGCCTGA
- a CDS encoding phosphatidylglycerophosphatase A, whose amino-acid sequence MFEITERLLEKGVEIEDILSAAMALYVPHGLDAGTAEEILREKVIRALSDPNVSSLLLAAILLEEEIYANRRDSEIAGDPVFLLTDEILGMAIAEYIGGTCARFEFTRYDQKKPGILSRLGPFLDDAVAGLIAGCTSRLYSECT is encoded by the coding sequence ATGTTCGAGATAACGGAGCGCCTGCTGGAGAAAGGAGTGGAGATCGAGGATATCCTGTCTGCAGCGATGGCGCTCTACGTCCCCCACGGACTCGACGCCGGGACGGCGGAGGAGATCCTGCGCGAGAAGGTGATTCGTGCGCTCTCCGATCCCAACGTATCCTCTCTCCTGCTGGCTGCCATCCTGCTGGAGGAGGAGATCTACGCGAACCGCAGGGACTCCGAGATCGCCGGCGATCCCGTCTTTCTGCTGACAGACGAGATCCTGGGGATGGCGATCGCCGAGTATATCGGAGGGACCTGCGCCCGCTTCGAGTTCACGCGCTACGACCAGAAGAAACCGGGCATCCTCTCCCGCCTCGGACCGTTCCTCGACGATGCGGTCGCCGGGCTGATCGCCGGCTGCACCTCGCGGCTCTACAGCGAATGTACCTGA
- the rpsJ gene encoding 30S ribosomal protein S10 → MQKARIRLTGTDCRKVEMVCQRIKEIAERTGVNLAGPIPLPTKRLVVPVRKSPDGEGTAMWDRWQMRVHKRLIDIDADERALRQLMRIQVPKDIGIEIVLES, encoded by the coding sequence ATGCAGAAAGCCAGAATACGCCTCACAGGAACGGATTGCAGGAAGGTTGAGATGGTCTGCCAGCGGATCAAGGAGATTGCCGAGCGGACCGGTGTGAATCTCGCGGGTCCCATTCCGCTTCCCACCAAGCGACTGGTGGTGCCGGTGCGCAAGAGTCCGGATGGGGAGGGGACTGCCATGTGGGACCGCTGGCAGATGCGGGTACACAAACGCCTGATCGATATCGATGCTGATGAGCGGGCCCTGCGCCAGCTGATGCGGATCCAGGTGCCCAAGGACATTGGAATCGAGATTGTGCTGGAGAGCTGA
- a CDS encoding TIGR03663 family protein encodes MSAAGLSLRRATFSFETAFLLVTLLAFGLRFAFLDLKLFHHDEAIHAWFSYQLLTRGAYTYDPSYHGPLLYYATAGMFSLFGDSDLTGRLIPALLGAALVPLVYAIYRLGYLDRTQTLVAALFIAISPDLVYFSRFLRHDIFMLFFTLLLLVALLYYFERGRTQFLLLAAVALAGGLCCKEEMPIIALIFGSFFLFGIGKGRFALPPQWKGDLVLAVLAVAGIMALLYSSFGAQPEVLVGQDFNLTTSGWYRAIEHWTAMHDQCRLCGPFYFYIILFILYEVPLLILAGIGTVLFIGKETPLAERLQPLRERIRPRQGGADAPAAPSPPAPAPNRRTEFFAFAIYWMVLSIGIYGYIGEKVPWLAIHQLIPMIFIAVYALPFWKPHWQKVAVAVSAVFLIAMTWHVAFTAADINEPIVQVQNSEELRAVMAKIDAADRVAIASENYWPLPWYYRGGDAEKLVYYGRRVDESTFLTQDFDLVIAHDASSYASIPGYGKETFKLNYWFSYDENEDRLLEYYFTRDGPMGSMNFDVFTRNET; translated from the coding sequence ATGTCCGCCGCAGGACTCTCTCTCCGCCGTGCAACGTTCTCTTTCGAGACCGCTTTTCTTCTTGTCACCCTGCTAGCCTTCGGGCTGCGGTTCGCGTTCCTGGATCTCAAACTCTTCCACCACGACGAGGCGATCCACGCCTGGTTCTCCTACCAGCTCCTCACCCGGGGCGCGTACACCTACGACCCCTCCTACCACGGCCCCCTCCTCTACTATGCGACGGCAGGCATGTTTTCGCTCTTCGGGGACTCCGATCTCACAGGAAGGCTCATCCCGGCGCTCCTGGGGGCGGCTCTCGTGCCCCTGGTCTACGCCATCTACCGCCTGGGATACCTGGATCGCACGCAGACGCTGGTGGCGGCCCTGTTCATCGCCATATCCCCGGATCTGGTCTACTTCTCCCGGTTCCTCCGCCATGACATTTTCATGCTCTTCTTCACGCTCCTGCTGCTGGTGGCGCTCCTCTACTACTTCGAGCGGGGCAGGACGCAGTTCCTCCTCCTGGCGGCGGTCGCCCTCGCCGGCGGGCTCTGCTGCAAGGAGGAGATGCCCATCATCGCTCTCATCTTCGGCTCCTTCTTCCTCTTCGGGATAGGGAAGGGGCGGTTTGCGCTTCCCCCGCAGTGGAAGGGCGATCTGGTGCTCGCCGTCCTCGCCGTGGCGGGCATCATGGCGCTGCTCTACTCGTCGTTCGGAGCGCAGCCCGAGGTGCTCGTCGGCCAGGACTTCAATCTGACCACCTCGGGGTGGTACCGGGCGATCGAGCACTGGACGGCGATGCACGACCAGTGCCGCCTCTGCGGGCCGTTCTACTTCTACATCATTCTTTTCATCCTCTACGAGGTCCCCCTCCTGATCCTGGCGGGGATCGGCACCGTGCTGTTTATCGGAAAGGAGACCCCCTTGGCGGAGAGGCTGCAGCCGCTGCGGGAGCGGATCCGCCCCCGGCAGGGCGGGGCGGATGCGCCCGCTGCTCCCTCTCCGCCGGCTCCGGCGCCGAACCGGCGAACGGAGTTCTTTGCGTTCGCCATCTACTGGATGGTCCTCTCGATCGGCATCTACGGCTACATCGGAGAGAAGGTGCCCTGGCTCGCCATCCACCAGCTGATCCCCATGATCTTCATCGCCGTCTACGCGCTGCCCTTCTGGAAGCCGCACTGGCAGAAGGTCGCCGTCGCGGTATCGGCGGTCTTCCTGATCGCGATGACCTGGCACGTCGCCTTCACTGCGGCGGACATCAACGAGCCGATCGTGCAGGTGCAGAACTCCGAGGAGCTCCGTGCGGTGATGGCGAAGATCGATGCGGCCGATCGGGTCGCCATCGCCTCGGAGAACTACTGGCCCCTGCCCTGGTACTACCGCGGCGGGGACGCGGAGAAGCTGGTGTACTACGGGCGCAGGGTGGACGAGAGCACGTTCCTGACCCAGGATTTCGACCTTGTCATCGCGCACGATGCCAGCAGCTACGCTTCGATTCCCGGCTACGGGAAGGAGACCTTCAAGCTGAACTACTGGTTCTCCTACGACGAGAACGAGGATCGCCTGCTGGAGTACTACTTCACCCGTGACGGCCCGATGGGCAGCATGAACTTCGATGTGTTCACCCGGAACGAGACCTGA
- the tuf gene encoding translation elongation factor EF-1 subunit alpha translates to MAAVKPHLNLAVIGHIDHGKSTMVGRLLFETGAVPAHIIEGYRKEAEAKGKGTFEFAWVMDNLKEERDRGITIDIAHKRFDTNKYYFTIVDCPGHRDFVKNMITGASQADAALLVVSAAEGVQEQTKEHVFLSRTLGINQLIVLINKMDAVNYDQKRFEEVKKAASDLLKMVAYKPETMLFIPTSAFQGANVAKKSDKTPWYNGPTLLEALDTLKEPEKPTNLPLRLPIQDVYTISGIGTVPVGRVETGVMKKGMKVSFMPANKEGEIKSIEMHHEEIPEALPGDNVGFNVRGIAKNDLRRGDVTGPIENPPTVADEFTAQIVVLHHPSAITVGYTPVFHCHTAQVACTFTELVRKLDPRTGQVKEENPTFLKTGDAAIIKVKPSRPLVIEKLKEIPPLGRFAIRDMGSTIAAGMCIDIVPKQMR, encoded by the coding sequence ATGGCAGCAGTAAAGCCGCACTTAAATCTGGCAGTGATCGGACACATCGACCACGGCAAATCGACCATGGTAGGCCGGCTGCTCTTTGAGACGGGCGCTGTGCCTGCCCACATCATCGAGGGCTACCGAAAGGAGGCCGAGGCGAAAGGCAAGGGCACGTTCGAGTTCGCATGGGTCATGGACAACCTCAAGGAGGAGCGCGACCGTGGGATCACGATCGATATCGCCCACAAGCGGTTCGACACGAACAAGTACTACTTCACCATCGTGGACTGCCCCGGGCACCGCGACTTCGTGAAGAACATGATCACGGGCGCGTCCCAGGCGGACGCCGCACTGCTCGTGGTCTCGGCGGCGGAGGGTGTGCAGGAGCAGACAAAGGAGCACGTCTTCCTGTCCCGCACGCTCGGCATCAACCAGCTGATCGTCCTGATCAACAAGATGGACGCCGTCAACTACGACCAGAAGCGGTTCGAGGAGGTCAAGAAGGCCGCATCCGATCTCCTGAAGATGGTCGCCTACAAGCCGGAGACGATGCTCTTCATCCCGACGAGCGCCTTCCAGGGTGCGAACGTCGCCAAGAAGAGCGACAAGACGCCCTGGTACAACGGCCCCACGCTGCTCGAGGCCCTGGACACCTTAAAAGAGCCGGAGAAGCCCACGAACCTGCCGCTCCGGCTGCCCATCCAGGATGTCTACACCATCAGCGGAATCGGCACGGTGCCGGTCGGGCGCGTGGAGACGGGGGTCATGAAGAAGGGCATGAAGGTCAGCTTCATGCCGGCCAACAAAGAGGGCGAGATCAAGTCCATCGAGATGCACCACGAGGAGATCCCCGAGGCGCTGCCCGGTGACAATGTCGGGTTCAACGTACGGGGGATCGCCAAGAACGATCTCCGCCGCGGGGATGTGACGGGCCCCATCGAGAACCCCCCCACCGTGGCGGACGAGTTCACCGCCCAGATCGTGGTTCTCCACCACCCGAGCGCGATCACCGTCGGCTACACGCCCGTGTTCCACTGCCACACGGCACAGGTGGCGTGCACGTTCACCGAGCTCGTGCGGAAGCTCGACCCCCGCACCGGCCAGGTGAAGGAGGAGAACCCGACGTTCCTGAAGACCGGGGATGCGGCGATCATCAAGGTCAAGCCCTCCCGCCCGCTGGTCATCGAGAAGCTCAAAGAGATCCCTCCCCTGGGACGGTTCGCCATCCGCGACATGGGATCCACCATCGCAGCCGGCATGTGCATCGACATCGTGCCCAAGCAGATGAGATAA
- the cobS gene encoding adenosylcobinamide-GDP ribazoletransferase, with translation MKSVLALLQFTTILPLGRSVDFDEFARRSYLYPLAGYVIGGIALLAVLAIPSAPIAAAVALALTLVLSGFHHFDGLLDFGDGVMAHGSRERRIQALTDRSSGAGGVGLGLVVTLLAFAALQGSPQVGYTILLAEVSAKLAMAALTAVGTPFHEGIQSYLHARARWYFPFIALLLWLPLLLLPLPAPTLAVAAIVTVGGAAGMLLLARRLFGGVNGDVVGAANEIVRMLVILAAALF, from the coding sequence CTGAAATCCGTCCTGGCCCTCCTCCAGTTCACCACCATCCTCCCCCTCGGGAGATCGGTGGACTTCGACGAGTTCGCCCGCCGCTCCTACCTCTATCCCCTGGCCGGCTACGTGATCGGCGGGATCGCGCTCCTGGCGGTCCTCGCCATTCCGTCTGCCCCCATCGCCGCGGCGGTCGCCCTCGCCCTGACGCTGGTCCTCTCGGGATTCCACCATTTCGACGGGCTGCTGGACTTCGGCGATGGCGTCATGGCGCACGGGAGCCGGGAGAGGAGGATCCAGGCGCTCACCGATCGGAGCAGCGGTGCCGGCGGGGTGGGACTCGGGCTCGTCGTCACGCTGCTGGCGTTTGCCGCCCTGCAGGGGAGCCCGCAGGTCGGCTACACGATCCTGCTCGCCGAGGTGAGCGCCAAGCTGGCGATGGCAGCCCTGACTGCCGTGGGCACCCCCTTCCACGAGGGCATCCAGAGCTACCTCCACGCCCGGGCCCGCTGGTACTTCCCGTTCATCGCCCTCCTCCTCTGGCTCCCGCTGCTCCTCCTGCCCCTGCCCGCACCGACACTGGCGGTCGCGGCGATCGTCACCGTCGGCGGCGCCGCAGGGATGCTCCTCCTGGCGCGGCGGCTCTTTGGAGGGGTGAACGGGGACGTGGTCGGGGCCGCGAACGAGATCGTGCGGATGCTCGTCATCCTGGCAGCGGCACTCTTCTGA
- a CDS encoding GMP synthase subunit A, with product MRPIYVVNNFGQFNHLILRKLRDMEIEAELIPNSTPPETVGEGCRGIVLGGGPTLERAGRCAEYLDLGLPVLGICLGLHIIAAARGGSVQKGSHGGYGAVSVEIVDHDEILAGYPPRIPVWASHADEVGRLPPHFSILARSSICRVEALRADDEPIFGIQWHPEVSHTMDGALLFRNFNRICQP from the coding sequence ATGCGACCCATCTATGTCGTCAACAACTTCGGTCAGTTCAACCACCTCATCCTGCGGAAGCTGCGGGACATGGAGATCGAGGCGGAGCTGATCCCGAACAGCACGCCCCCGGAGACGGTGGGGGAGGGGTGCCGCGGGATCGTTCTCGGCGGGGGTCCGACCCTCGAGCGCGCCGGACGCTGCGCGGAGTACCTCGACCTGGGTCTGCCCGTGCTCGGGATCTGTCTGGGGTTGCATATCATCGCCGCGGCCCGGGGCGGATCCGTGCAGAAGGGGTCGCACGGCGGGTACGGGGCGGTCTCCGTCGAGATCGTGGACCATGACGAGATCCTGGCGGGATACCCGCCGCGCATCCCGGTCTGGGCGTCCCATGCCGACGAGGTCGGCAGGCTCCCTCCGCACTTCTCCATCCTGGCCCGCTCGTCCATCTGCCGCGTGGAGGCGCTGCGTGCCGACGACGAACCGATCTTCGGGATCCAGTGGCATCCCGAGGTGAGCCACACCATGGACGGCGCCCTCCTCTTCAGGAACTTCAACCGCATATGCCAGCCGTAG
- a CDS encoding 4Fe-4S binding protein: MMKEYGIHMRGGIITERDPEYVTVRVQVPAGNLTVEQVRGIASIARRYGKGIVHITARQAVEIPHVSPDAMTKVARALAKNGTPLGAERDEVVNIVACPGTERCRFAAVDTLPLARKLNERLFGKEMPVKLRISISGCPNACTSPMLNEIGISGRVRPLRNPGLCTGCGTCVEYCREGAVSIRNGICVLDTEKCVECGICIQSCPFHLIKPQSRHYLVSVGGRRGRHPRIGRELVAVESEDAVVDAVEKIAAWIYRRAWSGRLLSDQLDDLNFEAFKKEIIGDVGTRTASGTPR, translated from the coding sequence ATGATGAAGGAGTACGGCATCCACATGCGGGGGGGGATCATCACCGAGCGGGACCCGGAGTACGTTACCGTGCGGGTCCAGGTTCCCGCGGGGAACCTCACCGTCGAGCAGGTGCGGGGCATCGCCTCCATCGCCCGGCGGTACGGCAAGGGGATCGTGCACATCACGGCACGGCAGGCGGTGGAGATCCCCCACGTCTCTCCCGATGCCATGACGAAGGTCGCCCGTGCGCTGGCGAAGAACGGCACCCCCCTCGGTGCCGAACGCGACGAGGTGGTGAACATCGTCGCCTGCCCCGGCACCGAACGCTGCCGGTTCGCCGCCGTGGACACCCTCCCCCTGGCCCGGAAGCTGAACGAACGCCTGTTCGGGAAGGAGATGCCGGTGAAGCTGCGCATCTCCATCTCGGGATGCCCGAACGCCTGCACCAGCCCCATGCTCAACGAGATCGGCATCAGCGGACGGGTGAGACCGCTCCGGAACCCGGGTCTCTGCACCGGCTGCGGGACGTGCGTCGAGTACTGCAGGGAGGGGGCGGTATCGATAAGAAACGGAATCTGCGTCCTGGACACGGAAAAATGCGTGGAGTGCGGGATCTGCATCCAGTCCTGCCCGTTCCACCTGATCAAGCCGCAGTCGCGCCACTACCTGGTGTCGGTCGGCGGGCGGCGGGGGCGGCACCCCCGGATCGGGCGGGAGCTCGTCGCCGTCGAGAGCGAGGATGCGGTGGTGGATGCGGTGGAGAAGATCGCCGCCTGGATCTACCGCCGCGCCTGGAGCGGGCGGCTCCTGTCCGACCAGCTGGACGACCTGAACTTCGAGGCGTTCAAAAAGGAGATCATCGGAGACGTCGGGACGCGTACAGCGAGCGGAACCCCTCGTTAG